The following are from one region of the Amycolatopsis lurida genome:
- a CDS encoding NAD(P)/FAD-dependent oxidoreductase produces the protein MALVVVGASLAGLRAVEAARRDGYRGRIVLIGAEDHPPYDRLPLSKSFLAADGPGRVDPFHTETALRDEFGVELMLGAPADGLDTAAREVSVAGTAVPYDALVIATGATARRLPGSDGVAGVHTLRTAEDALAVRAALDGGARTVVIGAGFIGSEVAAAARKRGLASTIVETLGVPLVRAVGAEAGAVCASLHREAGTELRLSTTVTGLESDGGAVTGVRLSTGEVLPADLVVAGIGVVPATGWLVGSGVPLHERDGGVVCDATLSTGIPGVYAAGDVAHASNPLFDGELMRLEHWTNAAEQGAAAARHALAPESARALAPVPYFWSDWYDHRIQFVGTPRADEVVAAVPEAGGFTALYRRGDRVVGALTIDRPREIMKYRRHIAGRAPWPEALAFAAGTAA, from the coding sequence ATGGCACTGGTCGTCGTGGGAGCGTCACTGGCCGGACTGCGCGCGGTCGAGGCCGCGCGCCGGGACGGGTACCGGGGACGGATCGTGCTGATCGGCGCGGAGGACCACCCGCCCTACGACCGGCTCCCGTTGTCGAAGTCCTTCCTGGCCGCGGACGGCCCAGGGCGAGTCGACCCCTTCCACACCGAGACCGCGTTGCGTGACGAGTTCGGCGTCGAGCTGATGCTCGGCGCGCCGGCGGACGGGCTCGACACCGCCGCTCGCGAGGTGTCGGTCGCCGGGACGGCGGTTCCCTACGACGCACTGGTGATCGCGACCGGAGCCACCGCGCGACGGCTCCCCGGAAGCGACGGGGTCGCCGGGGTCCACACGCTGCGGACCGCCGAGGACGCGCTCGCCGTCCGCGCCGCCCTCGACGGTGGCGCGCGCACGGTCGTGATCGGGGCGGGTTTCATCGGCTCGGAGGTCGCCGCCGCGGCCCGGAAACGCGGGCTGGCGTCGACGATCGTCGAGACGCTCGGCGTCCCGCTCGTCCGCGCGGTCGGAGCCGAGGCGGGTGCGGTGTGCGCTTCACTGCACCGCGAGGCGGGTACGGAATTGCGGTTGTCCACGACGGTCACCGGCCTGGAATCCGACGGCGGTGCGGTGACCGGCGTCCGGCTTTCGACCGGTGAGGTGCTGCCCGCGGATCTGGTGGTCGCCGGCATCGGTGTCGTCCCCGCCACCGGCTGGCTGGTGGGGAGCGGGGTCCCGCTGCACGAGCGCGACGGTGGCGTGGTGTGCGATGCGACGCTGTCGACCGGGATCCCCGGCGTGTACGCCGCCGGAGACGTCGCACACGCCTCGAACCCGTTGTTCGACGGTGAGCTGATGCGGCTGGAGCACTGGACGAACGCCGCGGAGCAGGGTGCCGCGGCCGCTCGGCACGCGCTCGCTCCGGAGTCGGCCCGCGCGCTGGCGCCGGTGCCCTACTTCTGGTCGGACTGGTACGACCACCGGATCCAATTCGTCGGCACCCCGCGGGCGGACGAGGTGGTGGCCGCCGTCCCGGAGGCCGGTGGCTTCACCGCGCTGTACCGGCGCGGGGACCGGGTCGTCGGGGCACTGACGATCGACCGGCCGCGCGAGATCATGAAGTACCGACGCCATATCGCGGGGCGGGCGCCGTGGCCCGAGGCGCTGGCGTTCGCGGCGGGCACGGCGGCCTAG
- a CDS encoding ArsR family transcriptional regulator, with product MTPSAVSRHLKILRDSGLVARGRSGRSVRLL from the coding sequence GTGACCCCGAGCGCCGTTTCCCGGCACCTCAAGATCCTGCGGGACAGCGGACTGGTCGCACGCGGACGCTCCGGCCGCAGCGTCCGCCTCCTTTGA
- a CDS encoding HIT family protein, with amino-acid sequence MKPAMAKETEAEPVTADCLFCQFDDTSVNDILVQGDEIYVRWDNFPAAKGHVELVPKRHVESYFALTASEHAEVHSLIKRARDEIEQRFQPDGYTIGVNEGQAAGRTIDHLHIHLIPRYEGDVADPRGGVRHVLPGTNPDEWLG; translated from the coding sequence ATGAAGCCGGCGATGGCGAAGGAAACCGAAGCCGAACCGGTGACCGCCGATTGTCTCTTTTGTCAATTCGATGACACATCGGTGAACGACATACTGGTCCAGGGAGATGAGATCTACGTGCGCTGGGACAACTTTCCGGCGGCCAAGGGACATGTCGAGCTCGTCCCGAAACGACACGTGGAGTCCTACTTCGCACTCACGGCGAGCGAGCACGCCGAAGTTCACTCGCTCATCAAGCGAGCGCGCGACGAGATCGAACAGCGGTTCCAGCCCGACGGTTACACCATCGGCGTGAACGAGGGGCAGGCCGCGGGCAGGACCATCGATCACCTGCACATCCACCTGATCCCGCGCTACGAGGGCGATGTGGCAGATCCGCGAGGCGGTGTCCGCCATGTCCTGCCCGGAACCAATCCCGACGAATGGCTCGGCTAG
- the cmk gene encoding (d)CMP kinase, translated as MPEEGVNTVVAVDGPAAAGKTTTCLALARSFDLHYLESGRTYRIIAFEAIQRKIPVENTRKITGLCDELITESRSATLLTSDRYEPETLRATPVNVAVSTVAKIAEVRQRVTSLIRLWAGAQTRCVIEGRDIGTTIFPAATVKFYLTARPEVRAMRRVRQERAASYENVLGDVIRRDEADMSRASSPLVPAEDAIRIDTSELTFEQVVSRMTAACRNRGLEINR; from the coding sequence ATGCCCGAAGAAGGCGTCAACACCGTCGTGGCGGTGGATGGTCCCGCTGCGGCGGGCAAGACGACCACCTGCCTGGCACTGGCGAGATCTTTCGACCTGCACTATCTCGAAAGCGGAAGAACTTACCGCATCATTGCTTTCGAGGCGATTCAGCGGAAAATACCCGTCGAAAACACTCGTAAGATCACCGGGCTCTGCGATGAATTGATCACCGAGAGCCGTTCTGCGACCCTGTTGACCTCCGACCGCTACGAGCCGGAGACCCTGCGCGCGACCCCGGTCAACGTCGCCGTCTCGACCGTCGCCAAGATCGCGGAAGTACGCCAGCGGGTCACCAGCCTCATCCGGCTCTGGGCCGGAGCACAGACCCGGTGTGTCATAGAAGGACGCGACATCGGCACCACCATCTTTCCCGCCGCGACCGTGAAGTTCTACTTGACCGCCAGGCCGGAGGTCCGGGCAATGCGCCGAGTACGCCAAGAGCGGGCGGCGTCGTACGAGAACGTTCTCGGCGACGTGATCCGCCGGGACGAGGCCGACATGTCCAGGGCGTCGTCACCCTTGGTCCCCGCCGAGGACGCGATCAGAATCGACACCTCCGAACTCACCTTCGAGCAGGTAGTGAGCCGAATGACGGCGGCGTGTCGCAACAGAGGCTTAGAGATCAACCGTTAG
- a CDS encoding DUF4383 domain-containing protein: protein MAEAEQADGAQRTGRRPPQVAALVVGAVFLVVGVLGFIPGITTGYDELEFAGHHSGARLFGVFAVSILHNLVHLLFGVAGVLAARKRAASRIFLMVGGGIYLLLWIIGLAIPQSSPGNFLPFNVADNWLHLGLGVGMIALGVFTTALERKAGDYPEPDLQHQ, encoded by the coding sequence ATGGCAGAAGCAGAACAAGCCGACGGCGCACAACGCACCGGACGGCGTCCTCCGCAAGTGGCCGCGCTGGTGGTCGGTGCGGTCTTCCTCGTGGTCGGCGTACTCGGCTTCATCCCGGGCATCACCACCGGCTACGACGAGCTCGAATTCGCCGGACACCATTCCGGCGCCCGCTTGTTCGGGGTCTTCGCCGTGTCGATCCTGCACAACCTGGTGCATCTGCTGTTCGGCGTGGCGGGCGTGCTCGCCGCCCGCAAACGCGCCGCTTCCCGGATCTTCCTGATGGTCGGCGGCGGGATCTATCTGCTTCTGTGGATCATCGGGTTGGCGATCCCCCAGAGCAGCCCGGGGAACTTCCTGCCGTTCAACGTCGCCGACAACTGGCTGCATCTCGGCCTCGGCGTGGGCATGATCGCGCTGGGTGTCTTCACCACCGCGCTCGAACGCAAGGCGGGCGACTACCCGGAACCGGACCTGCAGCACCAATGA
- a CDS encoding ester cyclase → MISEDLRERRLKIIEEHMDTEVAHEFDRTLGTFNGHPHYEIMATGQIFDGDEEVMAYYRMTRTAFPDQRHDNVRYHFADESVIVEFDLLGTNLGEFYGRPPTGKAFRVPIIAVFFFDEDRITNERIYFDAASLITQAGHAELLTLLASGDV, encoded by the coding sequence GTGATCAGTGAAGACCTGCGCGAGCGCCGCCTCAAGATCATCGAAGAGCACATGGACACGGAGGTGGCCCACGAGTTCGACCGCACGCTGGGCACCTTCAACGGCCATCCGCACTACGAGATCATGGCGACCGGGCAGATCTTCGACGGCGACGAAGAGGTCATGGCGTACTACCGCATGACCCGGACGGCGTTCCCGGACCAGCGGCACGACAACGTCCGGTATCACTTCGCCGACGAGTCGGTCATCGTCGAATTCGACCTGCTCGGCACCAATCTCGGCGAGTTCTACGGCCGTCCGCCCACCGGCAAGGCGTTCCGGGTGCCGATCATCGCGGTGTTCTTCTTCGACGAGGACAGGATCACCAACGAGCGCATCTACTTCGACGCCGCCAGCCTGATCACCCAGGCCGGGCACGCCGAACTGCTGACCCTCCTGGCGTCCGGCGACGTCTGA
- the katG gene encoding catalase/peroxidase HPI — MSDSPDAVIGEMNEESAGGCPVSSGRRNHPTEGAGNRDWWPNQLNLKILRKHSAASDPMDAGFDYAAEFKTLDLTELAKDVDAVLTTSQDWWPADFGHYGGFMIRMAWHSAGTYRIEDGRGGAGAGMQRFAPLNSWPDNGNLDKARRLLWPVKKKYGRKISWADLMIFTGNRALETMGFKTFGFAGGRADVWEPDEDVYWGPERTWLGDERYTGDRELENPLAAVQMGLIYVNPEGPNGNPDPLAAARDIRETFGRMAMNDEETVALIAGGHSFGKTHGAADPDKYVGPEPEGASIEEQGLGWKNTFGSGKGRDAITSGLEVTWTPTPTQWSNWFFHNLFEYDWELTKSPAGAHQWVPKDGKAKNTVPDPEDGKLNRAPGMLTTDLALRFDPVYEQISRRFYENPDQFADAFARAWFKLTHRDMGPIQRYLGPLVPQETLIWQDPVPVVDHELIDDADIAALKEKLLASGLSVSQLVSTAWASASTFRGSDKRGGANGARIRLEPQRDWEVNDPQTLSQVLRTLEGVQEAFNGAQTGGKKVSLADLIVLGGVAAVEQAAKEGGFEVTVPFTPGRTDATEEQTDAESFAPLEPTVDGFRNYRGKGHRLPTEYLLLDRANLLNLSAPEMTVLVGGLRVLGANAQQSKHGVFTEKPGSLTNDFFVNLLDMGVQWTATSEDAETFEGRDSATGEVKWTGTRADLVFGSNSELRAVAEVYASDDAKEKFVRDFVSAWDKVMNLDRYDLV, encoded by the coding sequence GTGTCTGACAGCCCGGACGCCGTCATCGGCGAAATGAACGAAGAGAGCGCGGGCGGCTGCCCCGTCTCGTCGGGCCGCCGCAACCACCCCACCGAAGGCGCGGGCAACCGTGACTGGTGGCCGAACCAGCTCAACCTGAAGATCCTCCGGAAGCATTCGGCCGCGTCCGACCCGATGGACGCCGGGTTCGACTACGCCGCCGAGTTCAAGACCCTCGACCTCACCGAGCTCGCCAAGGACGTCGACGCCGTCCTCACGACGTCGCAGGACTGGTGGCCCGCGGACTTCGGCCACTACGGCGGCTTCATGATCCGCATGGCGTGGCACAGCGCGGGCACGTACCGCATCGAGGACGGCCGCGGTGGCGCGGGCGCGGGCATGCAGCGGTTCGCCCCGCTCAACAGCTGGCCGGACAACGGCAACCTGGACAAGGCCCGCCGGCTGCTCTGGCCGGTCAAGAAGAAGTACGGCCGCAAGATCTCGTGGGCCGACCTGATGATCTTCACCGGCAACCGCGCGCTGGAGACCATGGGCTTCAAGACCTTCGGCTTCGCCGGTGGCCGCGCGGACGTCTGGGAGCCGGACGAGGACGTGTACTGGGGTCCCGAGCGCACGTGGCTCGGCGACGAGCGCTACACCGGCGACCGTGAGCTGGAGAACCCGCTGGCCGCCGTGCAGATGGGTCTCATCTACGTGAACCCGGAAGGCCCGAACGGCAACCCGGACCCGCTGGCCGCGGCCCGCGACATCCGCGAGACCTTCGGCCGGATGGCGATGAACGACGAGGAGACCGTCGCGCTGATCGCCGGCGGCCACAGCTTCGGCAAGACGCACGGAGCGGCCGACCCGGACAAGTACGTCGGCCCCGAGCCCGAAGGCGCCTCGATCGAGGAGCAGGGCCTCGGCTGGAAGAACACCTTCGGCAGCGGCAAGGGCCGCGACGCGATCACCAGCGGTCTGGAGGTCACCTGGACGCCGACCCCGACCCAGTGGAGCAACTGGTTCTTCCACAACCTCTTCGAATACGACTGGGAGCTGACCAAGAGCCCGGCGGGCGCCCACCAGTGGGTCCCGAAGGACGGCAAGGCGAAGAACACCGTGCCGGATCCCGAGGACGGCAAGCTCAACCGCGCGCCCGGCATGCTCACCACCGACCTGGCGCTGCGTTTCGACCCGGTCTACGAGCAGATCTCGCGCCGCTTCTACGAGAACCCGGACCAGTTCGCGGACGCCTTCGCCCGCGCCTGGTTCAAGCTGACCCACCGTGACATGGGCCCGATCCAGCGCTACCTCGGCCCGCTGGTGCCGCAGGAAACGCTGATCTGGCAGGACCCGGTGCCCGTCGTCGACCACGAGCTGATCGACGACGCGGACATCGCCGCCCTCAAGGAGAAGCTGCTCGCGTCGGGCCTTTCGGTCTCGCAGCTGGTCTCCACCGCGTGGGCGTCGGCCTCGACCTTCCGCGGCAGCGACAAGCGCGGTGGCGCGAACGGTGCCCGCATCCGCCTCGAGCCGCAGCGCGACTGGGAGGTCAACGACCCGCAGACGTTGTCTCAGGTGCTACGGACCCTCGAAGGGGTCCAGGAGGCGTTCAACGGCGCCCAGACCGGCGGCAAGAAGGTCTCGCTCGCCGACCTGATCGTGCTGGGCGGCGTCGCCGCCGTCGAGCAGGCCGCGAAGGAGGGCGGCTTCGAGGTCACCGTGCCGTTCACCCCTGGGCGCACCGACGCGACGGAGGAGCAGACCGACGCCGAGTCGTTCGCCCCGCTGGAGCCGACCGTCGACGGGTTCCGCAACTACCGCGGCAAGGGTCACCGTCTTCCGACGGAGTACCTGCTCCTCGACCGCGCGAACCTGCTGAACCTGAGCGCGCCCGAGATGACCGTCCTCGTCGGCGGTCTGCGTGTCCTCGGCGCCAACGCCCAGCAGTCCAAGCACGGCGTGTTCACCGAGAAGCCGGGGTCGCTGACCAACGACTTCTTCGTGAACCTGCTCGACATGGGCGTCCAGTGGACCGCCACGTCGGAGGACGCGGAGACCTTCGAGGGCCGCGATTCCGCGACCGGCGAGGTCAAGTGGACCGGTACCCGCGCCGACCTCGTGTTCGGGTCCAACTCCGAGCTTCGCGCGGTGGCGGAGGTCTACGCCAGCGACGACGCCAAGGAGAAGTTCGTCCGTGACTTCGTCTCCGCGTGGGACAAGGTCATGAACCTCGACCGGTACGACCTGGTCTGA
- a CDS encoding Fur family transcriptional regulator, translating to MPTTQDFERMLRGASLRVTRPRVAVLTAVRDHPHADTDSIIGAVRTELGEVSHQAIYDVLRALTAAGLVRRIQPSGSVARYESRVGDNHHHVVCRTCGAIADVDCAVGPAPCLTASNDQGFVIEEAEVIYWGRCPDCAIEPRS from the coding sequence GTGCCCACGACCCAGGACTTCGAGCGGATGCTGCGCGGGGCTTCCCTGCGCGTGACGCGTCCCAGGGTGGCCGTGCTGACAGCGGTACGCGACCACCCGCACGCCGACACCGACTCGATCATCGGGGCCGTGCGCACGGAACTCGGCGAGGTCTCTCACCAGGCCATCTACGACGTGTTGCGGGCACTGACCGCCGCGGGTCTCGTACGGCGGATCCAGCCGTCGGGGTCCGTGGCACGGTACGAGTCCCGGGTCGGGGACAACCACCACCACGTCGTGTGCCGAACCTGTGGTGCCATCGCCGACGTCGACTGCGCCGTCGGTCCCGCACCCTGTTTGACCGCGTCGAACGACCAAGGCTTCGTGATCGAAGAGGCCGAGGTCATCTACTGGGGCCGGTGTCCCGACTGTGCCATCGAACCCCGTTCCTGA
- a CDS encoding DUF1905 domain-containing protein — protein MIVVFDAELWVWDARRGETWTFVSLPQDISEEIREITGGPRRGFGAVRVQAGIGGSKWQTSIFPDAKRGAYVLPVKKAVRKAEGIEEGDAAKVTVELIDL, from the coding sequence ATGATCGTCGTGTTCGATGCCGAGCTCTGGGTCTGGGACGCCCGCCGCGGGGAGACCTGGACGTTCGTCAGCCTGCCTCAGGACATCTCCGAGGAGATCCGCGAAATCACCGGCGGCCCGCGCAGGGGGTTCGGCGCGGTCCGGGTCCAGGCCGGTATCGGTGGCAGCAAATGGCAGACGTCGATCTTCCCGGACGCCAAACGAGGCGCGTATGTGCTGCCGGTGAAGAAAGCCGTTCGTAAAGCCGAGGGGATCGAGGAGGGTGATGCGGCGAAGGTGACCGTCGAGCTGATCGACCTCTGA
- a CDS encoding ferredoxin, which produces MMKIEADRAKCDGLGMCEAMAPDFFEVGDDGTVVVLDERPGEEYRQDLTAAVDACPVLALKLRD; this is translated from the coding sequence ATGATGAAGATCGAAGCGGACCGCGCGAAATGCGACGGGCTGGGCATGTGCGAGGCGATGGCACCCGACTTCTTCGAGGTGGGCGACGACGGGACGGTCGTCGTGCTCGACGAACGGCCCGGTGAGGAATACCGCCAGGATCTGACGGCCGCCGTCGACGCCTGCCCGGTCCTCGCCCTGAAGTTGCGGGACTGA
- the thiL gene encoding thiamine-phosphate kinase yields the protein MASEKFSDEPTRLARTIVPLFARQAFEFVPVSSPDGGLVELTVGADAQDDCAVFRLAGDHDLVVGSDYVRGPKFRLYEMGHLDEYDLGYYLVAANLSDIAAMGAKPIGLLSVVRYPAEMDDALFGLVMRGIRDACAAFGCLNVGGDIGGAERLILSASALGVCPAGRALLRSGAKPGDVVCLTAPTGPAGAAMAYLRSGVPDLVIDSLLPSLLASWKRPVARVDEGLVLGASRVVTSCLDTSDGLKAALLSIAESSGVGIDVDERSIPVLKAVAAVAAHVGVEPLSLVMGDSVDFELVFTVPPCRVDSLAEVLSFHRIGVVTEKPDVVLAGENGRRADLPGEAWRHQQGDGKA from the coding sequence GTGGCGAGTGAGAAATTCTCGGACGAACCGACGAGACTGGCTAGGACGATCGTCCCGTTGTTCGCCCGCCAAGCATTCGAGTTCGTTCCGGTCTCGTCTCCGGATGGCGGTCTGGTGGAACTGACCGTGGGAGCCGACGCCCAGGACGACTGCGCGGTCTTCCGGCTGGCCGGGGACCACGACCTGGTCGTGGGCAGTGACTACGTCCGCGGCCCCAAGTTCAGGCTCTACGAGATGGGGCATCTGGACGAATACGACCTCGGCTATTACCTGGTCGCCGCGAACCTGAGTGACATCGCGGCGATGGGCGCGAAACCGATCGGGCTGCTTTCCGTCGTCCGGTATCCGGCCGAAATGGACGATGCGCTGTTCGGGCTCGTCATGCGGGGCATTCGCGACGCGTGTGCCGCCTTCGGCTGCCTCAACGTGGGTGGCGACATCGGTGGCGCGGAACGCCTGATCCTCTCCGCATCGGCTCTGGGGGTGTGCCCTGCGGGCCGGGCGCTGCTGCGGTCCGGTGCGAAGCCCGGTGACGTCGTGTGTCTCACGGCACCGACCGGTCCCGCCGGAGCGGCGATGGCGTATCTGCGCTCCGGCGTCCCGGATCTTGTCATCGACAGCCTGCTTCCTTCGCTGCTCGCCAGTTGGAAGCGACCGGTGGCCAGAGTCGACGAGGGACTCGTGCTCGGTGCGAGCAGGGTGGTCACGAGTTGTCTGGACACCTCGGACGGACTGAAGGCCGCCTTGCTGAGCATCGCCGAGTCGAGTGGCGTCGGCATCGACGTCGACGAGCGATCGATCCCTGTTCTCAAGGCGGTGGCCGCGGTGGCCGCTCACGTGGGAGTCGAGCCGTTGAGCCTGGTCATGGGCGATTCGGTCGATTTCGAACTCGTCTTCACCGTGCCACCCTGCCGGGTGGACAGCCTCGCCGAAGTGCTGAGTTTCCACCGGATCGGGGTGGTCACCGAGAAACCCGACGTGGTCTTGGCCGGAGAGAACGGCCGACGTGCGGACCTCCCGGGTGAGGCGTGGCGGCACCAGCAGGGCGACGGAAAGGCATGA
- a CDS encoding TetR family transcriptional regulator yields the protein MTIMSEAPVTGGPYRQPIVSAAIELTVRSGWSSVTMSKLAEIVGVSRQTVYNELGSKSRLAEAMISHELARFLSVVQEAFERHPDDLVEAIHDAVRGVLELADDNLLLRAIVSATHGADTELLPLLTSRAGSLLSEATVMLRGRVRAYGPPLDASQLDVAIDVVVRTVLSHIMQPSDTPARTADALAWMASRVLGATTARSLRHPSQD from the coding sequence ATGACGATCATGAGTGAGGCACCGGTCACGGGAGGTCCGTACCGTCAACCGATCGTCTCGGCGGCGATCGAGTTGACCGTGCGTTCCGGCTGGTCCTCGGTGACGATGAGCAAACTCGCGGAGATCGTCGGCGTCAGTCGTCAGACCGTCTACAACGAACTCGGTTCGAAGAGCCGGCTGGCCGAAGCGATGATCTCGCACGAACTCGCTCGCTTCCTCTCCGTGGTCCAGGAAGCCTTCGAACGGCACCCCGACGACCTCGTCGAGGCGATCCACGACGCCGTCCGCGGCGTCCTCGAACTCGCCGACGACAACCTCCTGCTGCGCGCCATCGTCTCGGCCACGCATGGCGCCGACACCGAATTACTGCCGCTGCTGACGTCGCGGGCCGGGAGCCTGCTGAGCGAAGCGACGGTCATGCTGCGCGGTCGTGTCCGCGCCTACGGCCCACCGCTGGACGCTTCACAGCTCGATGTGGCGATCGACGTCGTGGTCCGGACCGTGCTGAGCCACATCATGCAGCCGTCGGACACCCCGGCGCGCACGGCCGACGCGCTGGCGTGGATGGCTTCGCGTGTGCTCGGCGCGACGACGGCTCGGTCACTGCGGCATCCTTCGCAGGATTAG
- a CDS encoding class I SAM-dependent methyltransferase → MNGEHVRAVVSRTRRVYDESAATYVRSTGTLDLFPGLDRELDRFLEALPGTAVLDVGCGSGRDAEYLIGRGATVVAVDLSEKLLRYTRCRCAVAGAVLCDLLALPLADGVFDGVWACASVLHLPRETHLRAFSEIHRVLTPGGATAISLKEGDGEGWMRSTRMPSSRWFSLRRPEAVVDELTAAGFVSVRVSPSGRGDWFVVEARRA, encoded by the coding sequence ATGAACGGCGAGCACGTGCGTGCGGTGGTGTCGAGGACCCGGCGGGTCTATGACGAGAGCGCCGCGACGTATGTCCGGAGCACCGGCACACTTGACCTGTTTCCGGGTCTCGACCGGGAACTGGACCGTTTCCTCGAGGCACTTCCGGGAACCGCGGTGCTGGACGTCGGCTGTGGTTCGGGTCGCGACGCGGAATATCTGATCGGGCGCGGCGCGACCGTCGTCGCCGTCGATCTCAGCGAGAAGCTGCTCCGTTACACGCGATGTCGGTGCGCGGTAGCCGGCGCGGTGCTCTGCGACCTCTTGGCCTTACCGCTGGCGGACGGTGTATTCGACGGCGTGTGGGCCTGCGCGAGCGTCCTGCATCTGCCGAGAGAGACGCACCTCCGAGCGTTTTCCGAGATTCATCGAGTGCTCACGCCTGGCGGTGCCACGGCGATCAGCCTCAAGGAAGGTGACGGAGAAGGGTGGATGCGGAGCACCCGCATGCCGTCTTCGCGCTGGTTCTCGTTGCGCAGGCCTGAAGCCGTCGTGGACGAGCTGACCGCGGCAGGCTTCGTATCGGTGCGGGTGTCGCCGAGTGGGCGGGGCGACTGGTTCGTGGTGGAAGCTAGGAGGGCCTAG
- a CDS encoding fatty acid desaturase — MSEMTGTIPAGSTERWTDRKRYLWLIGLVVPSLAFLAIGLHAATGWGVWFWIGPIVILVIVPLIDLLAGLDRGNPPDDVIERLERDRYYRWITFAFLPIQYAGFVVAFWLIARGDLSVADKVGLAISIGCIGGIGINTAHELGHKKESHERWLSKIALAQSFYGHFYIEHNRGHHVRVATPEDPASSRVGESFYRFWPRTVFGSLKSAWGLERKRYARRDRHPFRIGNDVLNAWLMSAVLWAAMTVWLGPGILPYLVIQAVIGFSLLEVVNYMEHYGMRRQKVGPPNRRRYERVDPSHSWNSNNIATNVLLYHLQRHSDHHANPTRRYQTLRDFAESPVLPTGYAGMIVLALFPPVWRRVMDPRVLAHFDGDISRANIQPSKRAKILARYGTRVTAPSRAVADTHGDATEGGMCPGCGYVYDEKLGDPREGFPAGTPWSAIPDSWCCPDCGVREKVDFVAPGRVGA; from the coding sequence ATGAGCGAGATGACGGGCACGATCCCGGCGGGCTCGACCGAACGATGGACCGATCGCAAGCGGTATCTGTGGCTGATCGGCCTGGTGGTCCCCTCGCTCGCCTTCCTGGCCATCGGGCTGCACGCGGCCACCGGATGGGGGGTGTGGTTCTGGATCGGCCCGATCGTGATCCTGGTGATCGTGCCGCTGATCGACCTGCTGGCCGGGCTGGATCGCGGCAATCCGCCCGACGACGTGATCGAACGGCTGGAGAGGGATCGCTACTACCGGTGGATCACCTTCGCCTTCCTGCCCATCCAGTACGCGGGTTTCGTGGTCGCGTTCTGGCTGATCGCCCGCGGCGACCTGTCCGTCGCGGACAAGGTCGGGCTGGCGATCTCGATCGGCTGCATCGGCGGTATCGGCATCAACACCGCGCACGAACTCGGGCACAAGAAGGAGAGCCACGAGCGCTGGCTGTCGAAGATCGCGCTGGCGCAGAGCTTCTACGGCCACTTCTACATCGAGCACAACCGCGGTCACCACGTCCGCGTGGCGACCCCGGAGGATCCGGCCAGCAGCCGCGTGGGGGAGAGCTTCTACCGGTTCTGGCCGCGCACGGTGTTCGGCTCGCTGAAATCCGCGTGGGGGCTCGAGCGCAAGCGGTACGCCCGGCGCGACCGGCATCCGTTCCGGATCGGCAACGACGTCCTCAACGCCTGGCTGATGTCGGCGGTGCTGTGGGCGGCGATGACCGTGTGGCTGGGGCCGGGGATCCTGCCGTATCTGGTGATCCAGGCGGTGATCGGCTTCTCGCTGCTGGAGGTCGTGAACTACATGGAGCACTACGGCATGCGCCGGCAGAAGGTCGGCCCGCCGAACCGGCGCCGCTACGAACGGGTCGATCCCAGCCACAGCTGGAACTCCAACAACATCGCCACCAACGTCCTGCTCTACCACCTGCAAAGGCACAGCGACCACCACGCCAACCCGACCCGCCGCTACCAGACGCTGCGTGACTTCGCGGAGTCGCCGGTTCTTCCGACGGGCTACGCCGGGATGATCGTGCTGGCGCTGTTCCCGCCGGTGTGGCGCCGCGTGATGGATCCGCGCGTCCTCGCGCATTTCGACGGTGACATCTCCCGCGCCAACATCCAGCCGTCGAAACGGGCCAAGATCCTGGCGCGCTACGGAACGCGCGTCACCGCGCCCTCCCGGGCCGTCGCCGACACGCACGGCGACGCGACCGAAGGCGGGATGTGCCCGGGCTGTGGCTATGTCTACGACGAGAAACTCGGCGACCCGCGTGAGGGTTTCCCCGCCGGAACGCCGTGGTCGGCGATCCCGGATTCGTGGTGCTGCCCGGACTGCGGGGTGCGGGAGAAGGTCGATTTCGTGGCACCGGGAAGGGTCGGAGCATGA